CCGCTTAAGGGTGAAAGAAGAATCCACACCTAAGCGTGTACTGGAAGAGCAAAAAGCAAAAGAAGCTGCAGAAAAAGCGAAAAAGGAAAAAGCTGCTGGCACTCAAAAGAACCCCACAGAGAGTCAGTGACAATCCGATAAGGCGAAGCATTCTTCGCCTTTTTCATTTTCCTGAAGTCAGGAACAACACTGTCATTAAGATCATCCCGATTAATACCGCAACAGAGGCAAGTGCAAGCACAGGATCAATGACTTCTATTGCAATGAAGTTCCCGTACAAAAGAAACAGACCCACCACCAATACCAGAACCCCAACCTGGTGAATCAGAAACTGAATTTTGGCTAATCTGCCGGATCCATTCGTCAGCCATAACCGGTGGCATAAACCGTAAATGAAAGAAACCACGAAGGCTGCAAGCATGATATGGGCATGAGTCACCATCTGACCATGATTATTGGATGCTGCCATATAAATCCCCAGACTCATGCCCAAAATTGCGTATATCAAACCTGAAATCACATATTTTCTGTCCATCTTACCTCCGCCTATTCACCACAAGACGTACTCAGAAGCGCTCTGTTTTC
This DNA window, taken from Photobacterium sp. CCB-ST2H9, encodes the following:
- a CDS encoding TonB-dependent receptor, giving the protein MDRKYVISGLIYAILGMSLGIYMAASNNHGQMVTHAHIMLAAFVVSFIYGLCHRLWLTNGSGRLAKIQFLIHQVGVLVLVVGLFLLYGNFIAIEVIDPVLALASVAVLIGMILMTVLFLTSGK